From a region of the Maridesulfovibrio ferrireducens genome:
- a CDS encoding substrate-binding domain-containing protein — protein sequence MKSKLSVIIFLFVVIMLNPIQTRVADAVAPKKLSIAVIPERGDLDFWKLLKKGAESTANEDSGIELLWIAPAGFGSFKEQESKVDWCINNNVDAIVISPIRKFKMQKSLDKVLRAGIPIIQMVSETFNGAKIGSIHSDNFKGGMLAAEYLDKKLEGSGKVGLGLFKRGNNPVHMRVKGFKMQLQNSGSKLKISKSMYIGGDSEIALAKIRATMWSDGMDSKKNPKLDAVVGLNESSSEVIFELFEKMGKRKDLAFVVFNPDPEMIQKIEEGYILAGIAQDPYKIGRIAVAQAAMAARGKKIPLETVTEVYLVTKENLSQPKIQKILGLKERNL from the coding sequence TTGAAAAGTAAATTGTCGGTTATAATCTTTTTGTTTGTTGTCATAATGTTGAACCCAATCCAGACAAGAGTTGCAGATGCAGTTGCACCCAAAAAACTTTCCATTGCAGTAATACCGGAACGTGGTGATCTTGATTTTTGGAAATTATTGAAAAAAGGAGCCGAGAGCACAGCGAATGAGGATAGTGGTATCGAACTTCTTTGGATTGCTCCAGCAGGATTTGGAAGTTTCAAGGAACAGGAAAGTAAGGTCGACTGGTGCATTAATAATAATGTCGACGCAATTGTGATTTCTCCAATTCGTAAGTTTAAGATGCAGAAATCATTGGATAAAGTCTTGCGTGCGGGAATACCGATAATTCAGATGGTTTCAGAGACATTTAATGGCGCAAAAATCGGTAGTATTCATTCCGATAATTTTAAAGGTGGTATGCTGGCGGCTGAATATCTGGACAAAAAGCTGGAAGGTTCCGGCAAAGTGGGGCTGGGGCTGTTCAAGAGAGGAAACAACCCGGTGCACATGCGAGTTAAGGGATTCAAAATGCAATTGCAGAATTCGGGGTCTAAGCTTAAAATAAGCAAGTCGATGTATATTGGCGGAGATTCGGAAATAGCTTTGGCAAAGATTCGGGCCACCATGTGGAGCGATGGAATGGATTCGAAGAAGAATCCAAAGCTGGATGCAGTCGTTGGCCTGAATGAAAGTAGCAGCGAAGTTATTTTTGAACTTTTTGAAAAAATGGGGAAACGTAAGGATTTGGCATTTGTAGTATTTAATCCAGATCCAGAGATGATCCAGAAGATAGAAGAAGGTTATATTCTTGCGGGAATAGCTCAAGATCCTTATAAGATAGGCAGAATTGCCGTGGCTCAGGCAGCAATGGCAGCCAGAGGGAAGAAAATTCCTTTAGAGACCGTGACAGAAGTCTATCTGGTGACCAAGGAAAATTTATCACAGCCGAAGATCCAAAAAATCCTCGGTTTAAAGGAACGTAACTTATAG